Genomic segment of Bos taurus isolate L1 Dominette 01449 registration number 42190680 breed Hereford chromosome X, ARS-UCD2.0, whole genome shotgun sequence:
AGGGGACCGCGGGTTGGGCGCTTCGGATGCTCTCACCCGGACCTTACACCTTAGCCCCTGGGACATCAGGAGGTGGCCCCTGGGGCCGAGCTGTGTCTGGTCCTCGATGGCCGCAGGAGTGCCAGGGCGGACTGTTCCAGGCAGCCCAGCCCAGGCCCAACTGAGGTCAGGGCCTCCCACCCAACTCCGGCGGCCCAGGCTCAGAGACCCTGCGGCGAGGCGGCTGGGAGCCGGGGCTGCTGGGgcatccccccgcccccgccgagAGGGGCCGCCGGGGGCAGAGCGGGCGGCGGCGGCAGGTGGGAGGCAGGCGGGCGGGGGAGGTGGGAGCAGACGCCGGGCAGGCCGCGgcccctccccgctccctccTCGCGCGCCTCCGCCGGCGACATTGCCCCTCCTGGGCAGGGGGCGGAGAAGACGGCggcaggaggggaggaggcggcggcggcggaggcgggATTTGGAGTTTCCCtccgcagcggcggcggcggcggcggcagcagcccCTCGGCTCCAGGCGAGGCCGCCGCCCGAGGCTCCGGTGGCGCGCGGCGGCCGCGGCGGTAGCGCTTCCCGCCGGCCCGGCTTTTGGAAACTTCCCGGCCGCGACGCGCGGAGCCGGCGCAGGAAGCCGAGCGGAACGGAGGTGAGCTGGGCACGCGGCGCCCgggcacccaccccacccccacccagcctgGCCGCCCCCCCGACGTGTGTGCGCCTCCGCCCTGCGCCCCCAAAGTCTCTCCAGCGCGCACCCCGTCAGGCCGACGCACGCGCCCCTGGGAGACCCACTCAGTGCGCCCGCCCGTGCACCTCCCGTGTCGATGGCCACGCACACCCCCTGACACACGCGCGTGCACAAACAGTGCACCGCGGACCCAGGGCCCTGCAGTGCACGCCCCGGCAGCCGCTAAGTCACCATCGACTACTGTCCCCAACTCAGGCCAGCACCCATCCCAGACGCTGCCACGCCTCAGTACACACCCAGGCGCGCGTGAGCGTGCGCGCGCgttcacaccacacacacacacacacacacacacacatacgcacacacacacatagatacccAACACATCCTTGGGATATCTGCACTAACACAGCTCCCCTCGCCGGCCCGCACCATCTCCAACTCCCCATATGCTCATCACAGACACCCCACCCACGTTCCCAGTCCAGAGATGCTGACATCTACCCACCCCTGGACGAAGCCCCAACAGGAACCCCCGCCCAGAGGCCGTCGCCGCACTCCTGAAGCCCAGCTGGCTCCCCAGGCCTGCACCTCGTACACCCCCAATATGTGCACACCTGCGGGATTCTGGCTCTTGGGCACCCTGGCCTGCCCCCATGGCACATAGCCCTGCACGTCCTCTAACACATTTCAGTCCCTCCCTCCAACACCTGGCACACCGGTTCTGGAGGCTGCAGCATTTGGTGGCATCTCTGCCAGGCGCCACTGGCTTGCCTTTGCAGCAGCGGTTCACCACCCTGAGGCCCCCCCAGGTGGCTCCCTAAACAGGCCCCGAGTCTCCCCAGCGACTGACTTGGCCTGGTCCCTAAAAGATAAGGAAGGCACTGGGGTGCAAGGTACCGTACTTAGATGGGGGAGGGCAAGGGAGAGGCAGGCAATTGAGATGGAGGCCACCCAGCTGCGGCCAAAGGGGCCCCAGGTGTTGGCACGCACGTAGTAGGTGgatttcctggaggcaggagTCGGAGTGCCCGTGTGTGTGCccgtccgtgtgtgtgtgtgtgtgtgtgtgtgtgtgtgtgtccacctgCCTGTGCGgtgggggggcggcggggggaggAACCGCGTGCGCACGTGTGCTTCTGTGTGTCTGGGTGAGTGACCCGCTGAGGGAGAAAGCCACCCCCCTGGGCTCCCTGGTGCAACAattgatttcattcattcatgcctTCTTTGTTCACGAGCATTTCTTCCGTGAGCACCGCATGCCAGGCCCTTCCCTGGGGGGCTGGGGCCAGCTCGGGGCCGGGCACACACCCGCTCCTGCCTTGGAGGAACTCCCAGTCCCGCCAGGAGGCCGACCCGGCAAAGCAGAGAGCCATCACCGCGGAAAGTGGATGTGGAGGAAAAGACACTGGATTTGCCCGGAGCGCTGTGGCTGGGAGTTCTAACCGGGCTGGACGGCCCAATTGCCGCCACTGGGCCGGCGGGACCCAagtgtttgggggtgggggcgggcgtGGGGGGGCAGGCGGGGCGCCGCTCTCAGGAGGCTCCCGGGCCCCGGGGGCGCATGGGCAGCGCGCTAGAGGCCTACGGGCAGCGGCGTTTCCGCGGCCTCCGAGGGGCACTGCTTGGGCTGGGCGGAGGCCAGGGGCGCCCTGCAGGAGAGGAGGGCGGGCAGCGGGCGCAGCGCCCATCCTACAGGAAGCGCGCAGCCGAGCTCCGCCCGCTTGAGGGGGCCTGGGGAGGCCACTGCGCGCCCGGAGCGCGCGCGCGCTTGGGGAGTGGGTGCGGGGCCCAGGGTCGGCGCCCCTACCCCAGCCGGCGCTGCGGGGGGGCCGGCGAGGGTCGGGGGAGGGGGGCTTGGCGGCGCTCAGCCCTGCACTGCGGAGGTGGCAACAGGTTCCAGGATGTCTTCCTGCTGCTGGCGCAGCGGGCGCTGTTGGCGCTGGGCAGCGAGCACTTTGGTGATTGAACGCCCCCCGCCTCCCCTTGAAGGCTCACTCTCGCGCGGCTGACCAGCAGAGATCTGGGCAAGGGGCAGACCCGCACGACCCCCGCCCAGGGGCAGAATTTGCCTCCCTGGCCTGATGCTGGTCCCCTCCCGCAGGGAGCCGTCTCCAGAAAGCAGGCCTTGGCACCGCAGGGTGACCCTCTCTCCAACCCCCTGAGACCACAGCACCAGGCAGGAGCGGGGGTGTGTCTCTCCCTCTACCTCCCCGTGCAGGGCGGCCACCCCAACTCTGGCGACTTGGCCAAGCCAGACACACCAGGCTGGCACATCCTGGAACCCCTGGGTGCCTTCAACCCCAGCCCACTCCGGGGTCCTGCCCACAGCTGCAGCAGGCCTGgagggaccccccccccaccgccccaggCCTGGTGGCTTCCCACCTCTGCCTGTGGGAACTGGGATGTGAGAGAAAcgaaatgcacacacacaacccccCCAACTCGGCTCCAGCCTAGCTGGTAACCTCAGGGAACTGAGGTctggagcacagaggagggagacagaaacctgggggagggggagtgaaGAAGGAATAGAATCAGGACAGGCTGCAGAGGAGGCAGCCCAGGCTAGGGGCGAGGGGACCCAGCCTAGCTGCCCAGGGCCCCTGGAGCCAGGTGATGGGACTAGTGGCCCACTGGgctgggaagggaggcagggtAGGAAGGGGCAACCGGAGGCCCCTTTGAGGCAACCTGGCTCTCTGTGACCTGCCCTCTCCCCAGCAATACCTCCTGCCGTTTCCTATCCTACTTTATGTTCTGATCAGTGACCTTCCAGCAGTTTTGCACCTTTCACTCCTTAGTTACCTCTCTTATGGTACCCATCCTGTGTGCATAGCTTTACCTTTGTTTACTTAGTTCCTTGGGGTACATTCCCAGTGTGGGGTTCTTCCCAGCTCTGGATGTATATTACCAAGTTAATTTCCAAAAGAGTCACACCAGCATACCTCTAGCAATCAGCAACAGAGTAGCATGCCCATCTCACATGGGTATTCTCAGTCTGAGAACATTGGAAGTGTTACCTTGTTTTCTGTCATTGTTAGCTgggcttttaaatttgttttccttcCCATGCCTGAAGTTGTACCTTTCTCCAAATGCCTTGCACCAGTTGCATGTGCTCCTTCATGCAGTCTTTTCTGGTTCCTTGCCCATGTACCTATAAGAGTCTCAACTTTTTGATTCATTTGTATGAGCTTTCTTTTATCTGCTGTACACTTTCCTTCAACTGGCCTATTTGCTTTAgggctttaagaaaaaaaagggggggacaTAGACCAGACTTTTCAGAAGCTCCGCCACCTCATTTCATTGTCTCAGAATTTATCACACCTGGTATTCTCTCATTCCATCCCTCGGTTTATTACTGACCTGTCCTGCTGGCCTGGGAGTGCCTTGCAAGCAAGGGCCCAAGTGTGCCCTGCCGGTTCATCGTCCTATGTCCACAGAAGGTTCTGGAGGCCACTGTGGGGCCTTTGCTGCAGGGCAGGGCTGAGGGGAGTTGAGGCAAACAGGCCTGGAGATGGGGAGAGGGCTTTGAAAGCCCTGATGGCGACCTGGGCCAGCACAGGGGCAGAGGGGACAGTACAGAAGTGAGAGACATTTCAGTAGAAACGCCTTGACTCTTGACTAGGGAGGCGGCAACCCGAGAAGCCAGGCTGACTTCCAGGATCAGTAGGGCAGGCTCTTGGAGTCTTTGGCCTGGCTCATGCCAGTGAAGCTACTGGGGTGCCCCAAAGCTGCCCTTTGCCTGCCTAGCCTTCCAGCTAGCCCTGGGCCGAGTTCTGGCCAGAAGGCAGCAGTAGATTTGTGGTTCCGCTTTCTTTTCCCCTCCACCATTTCCCTGGCAGCCGTGGTGATGAGCCTGTTATATGGATGAAGCCACTGAAGTCCAGTCCCAGGACCAGATGGTCCAGGGGCACCCCAAGTGAGCCTGGCTGGAGGTAGCCTCTGGGGCTGGGGCACAGGGCTCTTGTCCacacccctccccctgcctccaggGGCCTGGCTGGCGCCGGCCAGGGGAGCTGCAGTTGGTCCCCTGCTGGGCCCCTGACCTGCCCTTGGCCTCTGCCCCTGGCCCTGTCCCGCTTGGGTGGAAGCCCCGGCCCAGCGGGCCACTTGCGGGGCCCACTCACCAGCTTTCAAGGGCACCCGTTGGCTCGCTGGCCCCCCTGagcccgcccccgccgccccgcccctccaAAGGCAACTCCACGTCCAAAGGCAACTGGCTTCCAAGGTGGGAAGCTGGGTCGCAGTGCCAGGAAGCTGCCGGTGCGCGCAGGCGGCGGTGGACTTGTCTCCACGTGCGGCGCGCTCTTTCTGCCATCCTTCCCTCTTCCCAGTGGCCGGGGCCGGGGCAACCCAGCCCGGGAACGACGCCCCTCGAGCCGCGGTGGCTGTGTCCAGGACATCCGCGAGCGATCGCTCGCCGCGGGATCACGCTCCAGGTCTCTCCTTTTGTTTTCTCCGGGTGGAGTCGGGCAGCCCCGAGAGGTCCCGCCTGCCGAGGGCCAGCGCCTGGGCACCGCCTTTATCTCCCCGGCCCCGGCGGGCCGTGGGGACAATCTCGGCCTAGAGCCCCTCTCCCCGCCGCCCCTCAGCGCACGCGGTCCCCCCCAGTCGGAAGCTGAAAAGCGGGGGGTGATCGCGGGCGTGAGAGACGCAGGAAGGGGTCTGAACTCCTCCGAGGGGCCAGGAGGGACCCTAGCGGCTCTCAAAGGGGGCCGTCGGACGCTCAGCCTTGCTCGGCTGGGGCACCTCTCGCATTTCCCTTCTCCGGTGGGGCACTCGAGTGGCTGCCTGGGGCATTTTTCTTGGGGCGCACGGGGGTGCCTTTGGGCATGCCGTGGGAGAGGCAGGAGAAGATCCGGCGATAGAGGGACTCCCCCGCGAGACCCCAGGCGCCCTGTTTCTGGGCGCGCAGATCGCGGGCTCACGTCTCGTGCCTTCCCTCTCTCCGCAGCTCCGGAAGCCCGACGTGCCGGGAGCCGCGAAGCCATGGAGGGTCTGGGCCGCTCGTGCCTGTGGCTGCGCCGGGAGCTGTCGCCCCCGCGCCCGCGGCTGTTGCTGCTTGACTGCCGCAGCCGTGAGCTCTACGAGTCGGCGCGCATCGGCGGGGCGCTGAGCGTGGCCCTGCCCGCGCTGCTGCTGCGCCGCCTGCGGCGAGGGAGCCTGTCGGTGCGAGCGCTACTACCGGGGCCGCCGCTGCagccaccgccccccgccccggtgCTCCTGTACGACCAGGGCGGGGGCCGGCACCGGCGCACCGAGGCCGAGGCCGAGGAGTGGGAGGCCGACTCGGTGCTGGGCACTCTGCTGCAGAAGCTTCGGGAGGAAGGCTACCTGGCCTACTACCTACAGGGTAGGTACCGGTGGTGGGCGGCGGGTGGGCACCCGTCTGGGGAGGACCCCTGCCCGGGGAGCACAGGACCCCACCTTCGGAGGGCCATCCGAATCCATCTGATCATGGGCGAGCCCGACCTCCTGTGGTCCAAAGTGGAGATGAGAGTCTGTCCTCCTCTGAGCGTGACCTTGGGGAAGCCCTTCACTCTTGGGAGCCCCAGTTTCTGAGCCTGGAAAATGGGAGAATCTGATCTGACCTGGCTCCGGGAACCCCAGCGGGTCCCTatcgcccccctcccccagctgctcAGCCATGGGTGAAGGAGGCTGGAGCCCCAGGACAAATCTCCCCTGCTCACCGAAGGGtctggaagggggaggggaagacGGGGgctggcggggcgggggcgggggggtggacGACAGGGAGAGAAGCTGCAACGGCAGAGACCTTCCCcgcttcccctccccctgccatgGTCAGCGCAGGGCTGGGGGAGGCGATGGACAGACACAGACGTGTTGGCTCCTTGCCAAGCCAAACACACCCTCTGCCTCAGAGATCCAGGATAGAGACAGGATTTCCAGGAACCTAGACCCCTCTCCCCATTGAGGAGGGTCATTGTACTGTCCTCCCTTGCTCAATTCTGAATGTGCAGAGATATAGAAATATAGAACCTGTTGGATTTCTAGCGCCGCCCACCCCCCCAGTCCGAGGAAAATAGTAGTTATTTGGAGATGGAGATGTTCCCTTCTGAGCACCTTGGGAACATCCAGGTGGCACGCTATACACTCTCCCAGGCTCTCTGAAGAGCACGCAGACGTGGCTGTGCCCTGGCCCCTGATCTCCGGAATCACTCAGGCAGACAACTCACATCTGAACCTTTCCTCGTCTTTAACTGATGCCTGCTGTCCTTCCCAAGGCTGGCACTACGTGTTGAGCCCTCACGCCCGCCTTGGCTTGGCCCCAGGGATGTGAGATCCTCTTTGGTTTGCCGTCCAGAGGACCGGCTCCAGAGACACCACTTGGGACACCACGTAGGTCAAGGCTGCTCACTCCTGAGTGCCCCTTGGGTACATCTGCCCACCCACCTCTTCAGGCATCAGAAGGATCTAGGATTGCATCCCTAACCCCAGCCAGGGCACTTAGCTGCCCGGGAGGCTACCTCAATGGGCCCCTCGTTTCATCCCCTCTCCCAGGTGGCTTCAGCAGATTCCAGGCCGAGTGCCCTCACCTCTGTGAGACCAGCCTCGACCGCCGGGGGGGCCCGAGCATGGCCCCACTGCCCAGCCcagtggtggggctggggggcctgTGCCTGGGCTCCGACTGCTCTGATGTGGATTCCGAGCCTGACCGTGATGCCATGAGCTGCGGCCTGGATTCTGAGGGCGCCACACCCCCCCCAGCGGGGCTGCTGCCGTCCTTCCCTGTCCAGATCTTGCCCAACCTGTACCTGGGCAGTGCCCGTGATTCAGCCAACGTGGAGAGCTTGGCCAAGCTGGGCATCCGCTACATCCTCAATGTCACCCCCAACCTCCCCAACCTCTTCGAGAAGAATGGCGACTTTCACTACAAGCAGATCCCCATCTCGGACCACTGGAGCCAGAACTTGTCCCAGTTCTTTCCGGAGGCCATCGCGTTCATTGGTGAGTCCACTCCGccctccccactccttccccAGCCCCCCCAGGCCTGCCTTCCCCCTGGGCCCAGCCCAGGATGGCCCTGCTGGGGCCAGGCAACTCCTAGGATGTGATCCCCGTGATGGGCCATCTCACACAGGGCCCCCATCTGCCCCCACTAGACGAGGCCTTGTCGCAGAACTGCGGGGTGCTCGTTCACTGTCTGGCGGGTGTCAGCCGGTCCGTCACTGTCACCGTGGCCTACCTCATGCAGAAGCTGCACCTCTCGCTCAACGATGCCTACGATCTGGTCAAGAGGAAGAAGTCCAACATCTCGCCCAACTTCAGCTTCATGGGGCAGCTGCTGGACTTCGAGCGCAGCCTGCAGCTGGAAGAGCGCCGTGCCCGGGAGAGGGGCAGCGGGGGGCAGGAGTCAGCCGCCTCTGATCCCCCCTCTTTCTTCACCACCCCAACCAGCGATGGTGTCTTTGAGCTGGATGCCACATAGGGCCCCAGGGCACCCTCCAGTGGGTGTGCCCAGCCCAGCCACCCACGTGCTGGGGAGGAGGCCAGAGGGGGCTTGGCCTaagcgggggcggggtggggggaggtggggggaaagCACAATACCTCATTCGGGGCTGTGGGATgaggcagaggctggggaccccctCCAGGGTGGCGGTGGGGACAGCCCTGTCCTACCCACTGGAAACATCCACGGGGAATCCTATTAAACGTGCCTACGGGCCAGGCCTGGGGCCACCGGCCTGACCCGCGCCACTTTGGGGCGGAACCCCGCTCCAGAACCTGCCTGTTCTACGACTGTTACTTTTCTTTTGTGGGGGGTggttggaggtggggggtggaTTCCCATTCCGAGGGACGATTCCAGGTGGCTGCCGgttcccagggcccaggagaTGTGTGCTTGGCCAACTCCCGAGCCTCCCCGGGGTCTCCCATTCAGGAAGCACATGGGCCTCTTATGGCCACAGGGACCTGCTCCCAGCCCCATTCCTGTTGCCCCATGGctagaccaccaccaccaccagcatagTCACCTGCTGCTCCTCCACAGGGGCCTGAGGTCTCctgggatgggggggtggggggggtggggggggggactCCCAAGGGACATGACCTGGAGACTCAGCAGCCACCCCGCAGCCACAGGGACCATCCGTGTCTGGGTGCGCTCTTCACCAGGAGCCGCTGGGCAGGTTCCTGGCCTCACATCTGGCGCCCTGACTGTTTATCCACttgacatttgaaaagatgctttttttttttttcctcttcccccaGATGTCTTGACAGGATCACTGGGGCTCTTTGTGACTGAGGGTGGTCAG
This window contains:
- the DUSP9 gene encoding dual specificity protein phosphatase 9 isoform X2, whose product is MEGLGRSCLWLRRELSPPRPRLLLLDCRSRELYESARIGGALSVALPALLLRRLRRGSLSVRALLPGPPLQPPPPAPVLLYDQGGGRHRRTEAEAEEWEADSVLGTLLQKLREEGYLAYYLQGGFSRFQAECPHLCETSLDRRGGPSMAPLPSPVVGLGGLCLGSDCSDVDSEPDRDAMSCGLDSEGATPPPAGLLPSFPVQILPNLYLGSARDSANVESLAKLGIRYILNVTPNLPNLFEKNGDFHYKQIPISDHWSQNLSQFFPEAIAFIEAAPLAQRCLRSGQEEEVQHLAQLQLHGAAAGLRAQPAAGRAPCPGEGQRGAGVSRL
- the DUSP9 gene encoding dual specificity protein phosphatase 9 isoform X1, which encodes MEGLGRSCLWLRRELSPPRPRLLLLDCRSRELYESARIGGALSVALPALLLRRLRRGSLSVRALLPGPPLQPPPPAPVLLYDQGGGRHRRTEAEAEEWEADSVLGTLLQKLREEGYLAYYLQGGFSRFQAECPHLCETSLDRRGGPSMAPLPSPVVGLGGLCLGSDCSDVDSEPDRDAMSCGLDSEGATPPPAGLLPSFPVQILPNLYLGSARDSANVESLAKLGIRYILNVTPNLPNLFEKNGDFHYKQIPISDHWSQNLSQFFPEAIAFIDEALSQNCGVLVHCLAGVSRSVTVTVAYLMQKLHLSLNDAYDLVKRKKSNISPNFSFMGQLLDFERSLQLEERRARERGSGGQESAASDPPSFFTTPTSDGVFELDAT